A genome region from Terriglobia bacterium includes the following:
- a CDS encoding helix-turn-helix transcriptional regulator, translating into MKPLAVIMDEKGIRAQQLVEASGLDAKVVKAIVDGQYTPSPFQRQKLAAVLGVSVEEIAWGHSVPVQHLRGNGPQSGRST; encoded by the coding sequence ATGAAACCCCTCGCGGTGATTATGGACGAGAAGGGTATCCGTGCGCAGCAGCTTGTTGAAGCGTCGGGCCTCGATGCAAAAGTCGTGAAGGCCATCGTCGATGGCCAGTACACGCCCAGTCCCTTCCAACGCCAGAAACTGGCGGCGGTTCTCGGTGTTTCGGTCGAGGAAATCGCCTGGGGCCACTCCGTTCCTGTTCAGCACCTTCGCGGCAATGGCCCACAGTCCGGGCGGTCAACGTAA
- a CDS encoding P-II family nitrogen regulator yields the protein MKLIQCIIQPYKLEEVIDALQAVAPGMTLSEAKGHGHQRGQPLVYRGHEYEVSLLPKVMIEIVVEDNRVDDVVKVVIEKARTGHIGDGRIFISRIEESYHIRSGFMALD from the coding sequence GTGAAACTGATTCAGTGCATCATCCAGCCGTACAAACTTGAAGAAGTCATCGACGCGCTTCAGGCTGTGGCGCCCGGCATGACGCTTTCGGAGGCGAAAGGACACGGCCATCAGCGCGGGCAGCCTCTGGTTTACCGCGGACACGAATACGAAGTTTCGCTGCTGCCGAAAGTCATGATCGAGATCGTGGTGGAAGACAACCGGGTCGACGACGTCGTCAAAGTCGTTATTGAAAAAGCCCGCACCGGACACATCGGCGACGGGAGGATATTTATCAGCCGGATCGAGGAAAGCTACCACATCCGGAGCGGATTCATGGCGCTGGATTAG